A portion of the Hoylesella buccalis ATCC 35310 genome contains these proteins:
- a CDS encoding phosphodiester glycosidase family protein: protein MKKILQSFLLLLLCVSAQAGDVLIGGKSYSVDTTAMFKAGPGMQYMALEFRGSRRMNAFFLKVDLTNPYITYRAAIGNDSIYGGEQPTRVAARKSREGFTYLAGTNGDFYNTTGYVGLPCGYTMIDHEIANNPLQAGRRMGLAFDDNKVPYLGGIDYTGTLTVGGNNYSIAHVNHLRQAGEIVLYNQHNGGYTHTNQYGTEVLVKLSEGYTWAVNKVLEAKVEKIVKNKGNMKIPAGYAVLSGHGAGADALNTLTEGAIVKIALNITLDGAVKPFSEIVGGDARSAIIRDGVVSTGDVWNELHPRTGFGYTADRKTAIHCVVDGRSTISTGASTKDLAEIMRFVGAVDAINLDGGGSSCLFLKDFGPMNKVSDGQERAVSNGIYVVSTAPTDNNISEIRCVKERVRLPRYGVYAPLYYGYNQYGVLVSKNVEGVIQTVDPAVGKILDDGSFLASGTKSGEITATYHGATTKIIIEQLAESSVSIRLDSVLLDNKVAYPIEVQTEVEGTLMGLYPGALTWEVDDPTVCTVTNGVLRGLKNGTAIVTGTLGTHRDQIKVMVEVAEQSPRVVLPFTNASWKVTTSSNLKGLVNTPTEQSIKTTFTYKSGRNTNVAYNSEVALYSLPDTVKLVFNPGDINVHKLSMRFKENNGGIQTINKEFTSFEKNKDNTISLALSDLMEHANDRGAYPLFFNFMQFSIGGAGMVSQKSYDLEIKQFALIYKNVATSIVNPVLERGGKPVVTMAAGKGAQVALDLDKEENVRVEVASAAGSVVRQSYWGRIKSGTYMLPLNGLPNGLYIITVYHGKKHSTVKVMWN from the coding sequence ATGAAGAAGATTTTACAAAGCTTCCTCCTGCTGTTGTTGTGTGTTAGTGCACAGGCAGGCGATGTGCTTATTGGTGGAAAAAGCTACAGTGTTGATACAACGGCTATGTTTAAAGCAGGTCCGGGTATGCAGTATATGGCGCTGGAGTTTAGAGGAAGTAGGCGTATGAACGCATTTTTTCTGAAGGTTGACCTGACAAATCCTTATATTACCTATCGTGCCGCTATTGGTAACGACTCTATTTATGGAGGCGAACAGCCTACACGTGTGGCAGCACGTAAGAGTCGTGAGGGCTTTACCTATCTTGCAGGTACTAATGGCGACTTCTACAATACAACAGGTTATGTGGGTCTGCCTTGCGGCTATACAATGATTGATCATGAGATTGCTAATAACCCTCTGCAAGCTGGGCGCAGAATGGGTTTAGCTTTTGACGATAACAAAGTGCCGTACTTAGGTGGTATTGACTATACAGGAACATTGACAGTAGGTGGTAATAACTATTCAATTGCGCATGTAAATCATTTGCGTCAGGCAGGAGAAATAGTGCTTTATAATCAGCATAACGGAGGTTATACACATACTAATCAATATGGTACTGAAGTGTTGGTAAAGCTTTCGGAGGGTTATACTTGGGCTGTTAATAAAGTATTGGAAGCCAAAGTAGAAAAGATTGTCAAGAATAAAGGCAATATGAAGATTCCCGCAGGATATGCAGTGCTGTCGGGTCACGGTGCTGGTGCTGACGCCTTAAATACACTAACTGAGGGCGCTATAGTAAAAATTGCGCTTAACATCACCTTAGATGGTGCTGTGAAACCATTCTCAGAGATTGTAGGTGGCGATGCAAGAAGTGCGATAATTAGGGATGGAGTAGTGAGCACAGGCGACGTATGGAACGAGCTTCACCCGCGTACGGGTTTTGGTTATACAGCAGATAGAAAAACGGCTATTCACTGTGTAGTTGATGGTCGTAGCACGATCTCGACAGGAGCTTCAACAAAAGATTTGGCTGAAATTATGCGGTTTGTAGGTGCTGTTGATGCTATCAACTTAGATGGTGGAGGTTCAAGCTGTTTGTTCTTGAAAGATTTTGGTCCGATGAACAAGGTTAGCGATGGTCAGGAACGTGCTGTTTCAAATGGTATTTATGTGGTTTCTACAGCTCCTACCGATAATAATATCAGTGAGATTCGATGTGTAAAAGAGCGTGTTCGCCTACCTCGATATGGTGTTTATGCACCTTTGTACTATGGTTATAACCAGTATGGCGTTCTTGTTTCAAAGAATGTAGAGGGTGTTATACAAACAGTTGATCCTGCTGTAGGAAAAATTCTTGATGATGGCAGCTTCTTAGCATCAGGAACAAAGAGCGGTGAGATAACAGCAACATATCATGGTGCTACAACAAAAATTATCATAGAGCAGTTGGCTGAAAGCTCTGTTTCTATTCGTTTAGATTCTGTTTTGCTCGATAATAAGGTAGCTTACCCTATTGAAGTGCAAACAGAGGTAGAAGGAACCTTAATGGGGCTTTACCCCGGTGCGCTTACTTGGGAGGTTGATGACCCTACTGTTTGTACGGTTACAAATGGTGTTCTGCGTGGCTTAAAGAATGGAACAGCTATTGTTACAGGAACTTTGGGTACACACAGAGATCAGATAAAGGTGATGGTAGAGGTGGCAGAACAAAGTCCAAGGGTTGTTCTGCCTTTTACTAATGCGTCATGGAAAGTAACCACATCGTCTAATTTGAAGGGCCTTGTGAATACTCCTACAGAACAATCGATAAAGACAACTTTTACGTATAAGTCGGGACGTAATACTAATGTGGCTTATAATAGTGAGGTTGCATTGTATAGTTTGCCTGACACGGTGAAGTTAGTGTTCAATCCTGGCGATATAAACGTACACAAATTAAGTATGCGTTTTAAAGAGAATAACGGAGGAATACAAACGATTAATAAAGAATTCACATCGTTCGAGAAGAATAAAGATAATACCATTAGCTTGGCATTGTCTGACCTGATGGAACATGCTAATGATCGTGGTGCCTATCCTCTGTTCTTCAATTTTATGCAGTTCTCCATAGGAGGTGCAGGAATGGTATCACAGAAAAGCTATGATTTAGAAATCAAGCAATTTGCTTTGATATATAAAAATGTGGCTACAAGTATCGTGAATCCTGTATTAGAACGTGGTGGAAAGCCTGTTGTTACAATGGCTGCAGGCAAGGGGGCACAGGTGGCTCTTGACTTAGATAAGGAAGAAAATGTGCGTGTGGAAGTGGCTTCAGCTGCAGGAAGCGTGGTGCGTCAAAGCTATTGGGGACGAATTAAGAGTGGAACTTACATGCTTCCATTGAATGGTTTACCCAACGGTCTTTATATTATTACGGTATATCACGGCAAGAAACATTCTACAGTAAAGGTGATGTGGAACTAA
- the buk gene encoding butyrate kinase, with protein MFHILSINPGSTSTKIAVFEDEQMLFTRNIKHSVAELSQFDQPMDQLEYRRQLVIDTLKQMEVPFNFNAVIGRGGLAKPVESGVYEVNERMLELTRNALHQHACDLGCLIAYDIAKDIPGCLPLIADPGVVDELSPLAKISGSPLLPRYCIWHALNQKAIARRYARDIDKRYEDLNLIICHLGGGISIAAHEHGRAIDANNALGGEGPFSPERAGSLPVADLIRLCFSGEYTMEQLLKNVTTETGLRAHLGTNDVKEILQRIDQGDQHAQLILDAMLFHTAKAIASEAAVLYGKVDAILLTGGIAYSDYVVNKLKERLDFLAPVITYPGENEMQAMSNNALAVLRGELKTKEYQ; from the coding sequence ATGTTCCACATATTAAGCATCAATCCCGGCTCTACATCCACCAAGATAGCCGTTTTTGAAGATGAACAGATGCTGTTCACCCGTAACATCAAACACTCTGTTGCCGAATTAAGCCAGTTTGACCAGCCCATGGATCAGCTGGAATACCGTCGGCAACTGGTTATAGACACCCTCAAGCAGATGGAGGTACCGTTCAATTTCAACGCCGTCATCGGTCGCGGTGGCTTGGCCAAACCTGTGGAGAGTGGGGTCTATGAGGTAAACGAACGCATGCTCGAGCTGACACGCAACGCCTTACACCAGCATGCGTGCGACTTAGGTTGCCTCATCGCTTACGACATTGCGAAGGACATTCCCGGCTGTCTGCCCTTGATTGCCGACCCCGGCGTGGTGGACGAGCTGTCGCCTTTGGCCAAAATCAGCGGCTCTCCCCTCTTACCGCGCTATTGTATCTGGCACGCACTAAACCAGAAAGCCATCGCCCGACGATATGCACGAGACATCGATAAACGCTATGAAGACCTTAATCTTATCATCTGTCACCTGGGGGGCGGCATCTCCATCGCAGCCCACGAGCATGGCCGCGCCATTGATGCCAACAACGCCTTGGGTGGCGAGGGACCTTTCTCTCCCGAGCGAGCCGGCTCACTACCGGTGGCCGACCTGATACGCTTGTGTTTTAGCGGCGAGTACACCATGGAGCAACTCCTTAAGAACGTGACAACAGAAACGGGACTTAGAGCGCATCTAGGCACCAACGACGTGAAAGAAATCCTACAACGCATCGACCAGGGCGATCAGCATGCGCAACTCATCCTCGACGCCATGCTGTTCCACACCGCCAAAGCCATCGCCTCAGAAGCAGCCGTGCTGTACGGTAAAGTAGATGCCATCTTGCTCACCGGAGGCATCGCTTATTCCGACTATGTGGTGAACAAACTGAAAGAACGTTTAGACTTTCTGGCACCCGTCATCACCTATCCCGGCGAAAACGAGATGCAGGCCATGAGCAACAACGCCCTTGCCGTGCTGCGGGGAGAGCTGAAGACGAAAGAATACCAATAA
- a CDS encoding phosphate acyltransferase, translating to MSSIRNFKDMASQLAQRGVRKRTAVICATDESTQQSVAMAIQQGWMEAVMIGCTDQVKQSQPLMACSQHLSFIEAENDQEAAEKAVAMVKEGTVDLIMKGLISTDVVIRAILDKEKGILPAGNVLTHVTAASIPDYHKLLFFTDAAVIPYPTQEQRYMQIKYITQLCHQFGISQPKVALIHCSEKVNAKHFPFTAGYASLIEQAKAGDFGPCIVDGPLDLKVACNLHSMQVKRIDSPIQGSADALVFPDIEAGNLFYKTITLFAHGETACMLQGTQCPVVLPSRGDDVMSKFNSLALACLHC from the coding sequence ATGTCGTCTATTCGAAATTTCAAAGACATGGCCAGTCAGCTGGCCCAAAGAGGTGTACGAAAAAGAACAGCGGTTATCTGTGCAACCGACGAATCAACACAGCAGTCGGTCGCCATGGCCATCCAGCAAGGATGGATGGAAGCAGTCATGATTGGCTGCACCGACCAGGTTAAACAAAGCCAACCCTTGATGGCATGCTCGCAACATCTATCGTTTATAGAAGCTGAGAATGATCAAGAAGCAGCCGAAAAGGCCGTAGCAATGGTCAAGGAAGGCACGGTAGACCTCATTATGAAAGGCCTCATCAGCACGGATGTTGTCATCCGAGCCATCCTCGACAAAGAGAAAGGCATCTTACCCGCAGGAAACGTGCTCACCCATGTAACCGCCGCATCCATTCCCGACTATCACAAACTGCTGTTCTTCACCGACGCTGCGGTGATACCTTACCCCACACAAGAACAGCGTTACATGCAAATCAAGTATATTACACAGCTTTGTCATCAGTTTGGCATCAGCCAACCCAAGGTGGCCCTGATACACTGCTCAGAGAAGGTCAACGCCAAACATTTTCCATTCACTGCCGGTTACGCCAGTTTGATAGAGCAAGCGAAAGCCGGAGACTTCGGACCTTGCATCGTAGACGGCCCGCTCGATTTGAAGGTGGCCTGCAACTTGCACAGCATGCAGGTCAAACGCATCGATTCACCCATACAGGGATCGGCCGACGCATTGGTATTCCCGGACATTGAAGCTGGCAACTTGTTCTACAAAACCATTACACTGTTTGCCCATGGCGAAACGGCTTGCATGCTGCAAGGCACCCAATGCCCCGTCGTCCTCCCGTCAAGAGGCGATGATGTCATGTCCAAATTCAACAGTCTGGCGTTGGCCTGCCTCCATTGTTAG
- a CDS encoding FimB/Mfa2 family fimbrial subunit gives MKKTMKMLATALLLSAICLSACEKPSLAEETNTEEQEAKDLFHLSFHVAQFEHIPFNQAVDMSRATDVKQVCTRISLALFKDGVKVKNIHQDTKDTHFGQIDVTLPAGTYQVVAIAHSGSGSATITSPEEISFAKNKMTDTFYYCQEVTVGGNASYQLEMKRAVAMFRLVTTDAIPTAVKTMKFYYTGGSSTFNAMTGVGAKNSRQTEERTVTDAQHAASGQFDVYTFPHTPSDVLKITVSALNASGDVITEHTFEEVPVKVNEITQYKGSFFQGTTPADANVFSFSVQDEWTKKEYNY, from the coding sequence ATGAAGAAAACAATGAAAATGCTGGCAACCGCCCTGTTGCTATCTGCCATCTGCCTGTCGGCATGTGAAAAGCCATCTCTAGCAGAAGAGACAAACACCGAGGAACAAGAAGCAAAAGACTTGTTTCACCTTTCTTTCCATGTCGCCCAATTCGAACACATTCCTTTCAACCAAGCCGTAGACATGTCGCGTGCCACCGATGTCAAGCAGGTTTGCACGCGTATCAGCTTGGCCTTGTTCAAGGATGGCGTGAAAGTAAAGAACATTCACCAAGATACGAAGGACACCCACTTCGGTCAGATTGACGTCACACTGCCAGCAGGAACTTACCAAGTGGTCGCTATTGCCCACAGTGGCAGCGGGTCGGCCACCATCACATCGCCCGAAGAGATTTCATTTGCCAAGAACAAGATGACCGACACCTTTTATTATTGTCAAGAGGTAACGGTTGGAGGCAATGCGTCTTACCAACTCGAAATGAAGCGTGCCGTAGCCATGTTCAGACTGGTAACCACCGATGCCATACCAACAGCGGTCAAAACCATGAAGTTCTATTACACGGGCGGCAGCTCAACATTCAACGCGATGACAGGCGTTGGTGCGAAAAACTCTCGCCAGACCGAAGAACGCACCGTGACAGATGCACAGCATGCTGCATCTGGACAGTTTGACGTATACACCTTTCCGCACACGCCCTCGGATGTGTTGAAGATCACGGTATCTGCATTAAACGCATCTGGCGATGTCATTACCGAGCACACTTTCGAAGAGGTTCCCGTCAAAGTAAATGAGATCACGCAATACAAAGGCTCGTTCTTTCAAGGCACCACACCGGCAGATGCCAATGTCTTTTCCTTTTCCGTCCAAGACGAATGGACGAAGAAAGAATACAATTATTAA
- a CDS encoding DUF1735 and LamG domain-containing protein encodes MMRHTIKTICYLSTVCLLGLMACTDDVDVDAVYITAAEKTPVTTFSVKQQGDAMGLTISSALKVEEDVSTELAIDNSLVETYNSMHGENYQSLPEGTFALSQTTLTIKKGGYRSESTSLQVSKLENLKKGMNYLLPVRMTSKNKRYPQLPGSDVLYVVVNRTLLMNVPRLNGSNCFKVTFKDNDVSRLQNLDAFTLEARVCLWEMPKYYGGNLMGILGFPENSNDEKSAWLFVDGTPDRVGGEGNVPVFMFGLKQWDVYAGRLGFSIAKNEWYHIAGVFANNKLSLYIDGILFAEADYAKKVSFTNNFYIGAAPGVQNGFYLKGSVNECRFWTRALTPQELKNPLHQCFVETNSKGLEGYWKLDDGTDECKDYTGHGHTAHKDGYGEITWQKEVPCPFH; translated from the coding sequence ATGATGAGACATACGATAAAAACAATCTGCTATCTGTCCACAGTCTGCTTGTTGGGTTTGATGGCCTGTACAGATGACGTAGACGTAGACGCTGTTTACATTACGGCAGCAGAAAAGACACCCGTTACCACTTTCTCGGTGAAACAGCAGGGCGATGCCATGGGACTGACCATATCGAGTGCCTTGAAGGTGGAAGAAGATGTTAGTACTGAACTGGCTATAGACAACAGCTTGGTGGAGACATACAACAGCATGCACGGTGAGAATTACCAGTCATTGCCAGAGGGCACGTTTGCATTATCGCAAACAACGCTGACCATCAAGAAAGGTGGCTATCGTTCAGAAAGCACCAGTCTGCAAGTAAGCAAGCTGGAGAACCTGAAGAAAGGCATGAACTACTTGCTGCCTGTGAGGATGACAAGCAAGAACAAACGCTACCCACAACTTCCTGGCAGTGACGTACTTTATGTTGTTGTGAACAGAACCCTTCTGATGAATGTACCGAGGCTTAATGGAAGTAATTGTTTCAAGGTGACTTTCAAGGACAATGATGTCAGCAGACTTCAGAACCTGGATGCCTTTACGCTCGAGGCTCGAGTGTGCTTGTGGGAGATGCCGAAATACTATGGAGGCAACCTGATGGGCATTCTAGGCTTTCCCGAAAACTCGAACGATGAGAAAAGCGCATGGCTGTTCGTGGATGGAACACCCGACCGTGTCGGTGGCGAGGGCAACGTGCCTGTGTTCATGTTTGGCTTGAAGCAATGGGATGTCTATGCGGGGCGTTTGGGCTTCAGCATCGCCAAGAACGAGTGGTACCACATCGCAGGCGTGTTTGCCAACAACAAACTGTCGCTCTATATAGACGGAATCCTCTTTGCCGAGGCCGACTACGCTAAGAAAGTGTCATTTACCAACAACTTCTATATCGGTGCCGCACCTGGCGTACAGAATGGTTTCTATCTCAAAGGATCGGTGAATGAATGTAGGTTCTGGACTCGAGCTTTAACACCGCAAGAACTGAAAAACCCATTGCATCAGTGTTTCGTTGAAACCAACAGCAAGGGATTGGAAGGTTACTGGAAGCTGGACGATGGTACTGACGAGTGCAAAGACTACACTGGCCACGGACACACCGCCCATAAGGATGGTTATGGCGAGATAACTTGGCAGAAAGAAGTACCATGCCCCTTCCATTGA
- a CDS encoding glycoside hydrolase family 18, which produces MKIKSFIGILASLFCLVACEEWTEPEPKALDDTSFHSLTPEQEKDLIAYKNSDHKIFFAWYNYSPATPSMQTRLTGIPDSIDIVSFFTGYVNNEQNRNDVKFLQEHRGTKVLVTMWPEHYFSKTGEGSENLDSMKIYAKNLADSIFHWGLDGFDLDYEPWFGGDQYSKEMMRTFIDELSQYLGPKCKEQYKVNGKHKLLVVDGQWLDEEYADRFDYFIGQAYSSISPRQLKNRLKGGWSDYGKGFPNEKRILCEWTSKVGNSFGHGGVDFHEDGKVIPSLWGMAKFAVDNNLAGCGVYVLQFAYAEGNHLNKPVPPNNYFYVREAIQIMNGNKNNKKQE; this is translated from the coding sequence ATGAAAATAAAAAGTTTTATTGGCATCTTGGCTTCACTGTTCTGCCTGGTGGCATGTGAGGAATGGACTGAGCCAGAACCGAAAGCGTTGGACGATACATCCTTCCACTCTCTGACACCCGAGCAGGAGAAAGACCTGATTGCGTACAAGAATTCTGACCATAAAATTTTCTTTGCATGGTACAATTACTCACCAGCCACGCCATCAATGCAGACTCGGCTGACAGGCATTCCCGACAGTATCGACATTGTGTCGTTTTTTACGGGATATGTGAACAACGAACAAAACAGGAATGACGTAAAATTCCTGCAAGAGCATAGAGGGACAAAGGTGCTGGTCACCATGTGGCCTGAACATTATTTCAGTAAGACTGGGGAGGGATCGGAAAACTTGGACTCCATGAAAATTTATGCTAAGAACCTGGCTGACTCCATTTTTCACTGGGGACTTGATGGATTTGACCTTGACTATGAGCCATGGTTTGGCGGCGACCAATACAGCAAGGAGATGATGCGCACCTTCATAGATGAGCTGAGCCAGTATCTTGGTCCCAAGTGCAAGGAGCAGTACAAGGTGAACGGCAAGCACAAACTATTGGTGGTTGACGGTCAATGGCTGGATGAGGAATATGCTGACAGGTTCGATTATTTCATTGGACAGGCCTACAGCTCAATCTCACCGCGACAACTGAAAAACCGCCTCAAGGGAGGTTGGAGCGATTATGGAAAGGGCTTTCCCAACGAGAAACGTATCTTGTGCGAGTGGACCAGCAAGGTGGGTAACTCCTTCGGGCATGGTGGCGTAGACTTCCATGAGGACGGCAAGGTGATACCGAGCTTGTGGGGTATGGCCAAGTTTGCCGTTGACAACAATCTTGCTGGCTGTGGCGTATATGTGTTGCAGTTTGCTTACGCAGAAGGCAACCATCTCAACAAGCCTGTACCGCCCAACAATTACTTCTATGTAAGAGAGGCTATCCAAATTATGAACGGTAACAAGAACAATAAAAAACAAGAATGA
- a CDS encoding SusD/RagB family nutrient-binding outer membrane lipoprotein has product MYNFNISAKNTWTSLLLSVVMLSSCTSDFLSTNTDPNAANEEDLLHDNLGMGSLITQMEYQIYPCVTKAQNVDVNNYQKMYSLAGDIFSGFMGVSNTFDNSGMNNATYKMEPRWCNAAYSVAYQNYMIPWYRLSLKKELVPTTFAVGQILKVLGMHRITDMYGPIPYKDFKPSSDIAFTAQNEIYDLFFNELDEAAAILADFVKTNPDARPLAAYDKVYAGDFTKWIKLAHSLKLRLAMRIVYADAAKAQAKAEEAIRAGVMEGNDDNALIRVNGASTVNPLYMICHSYNDSRLGATLETYLKGYKDPRLGLLFEPSEVSGAKDYNGVRTGIYMTGNEYKVCSKLNVTASTPIQLMTAAEVYFLKAEAALRGWQTGGSAQQLYEQGVRTAFDQPLGASQAKAGSADEYLKGTTTPVPYKDLLDSYNSVTTYGLCSVAWNHHVQIDDNDGDDEGGDDPGDYPDDGDDNGGIDDGGEITPAMLPFGGADSEELLEKIITQKYIALYPDGQEAWSEFRRTGYPRVIPVDMNMSMGSIDSKKQVARLPYPVNIKSDFPASYQHGLSLLQGADNGGTKLWWDKKADKKYQK; this is encoded by the coding sequence ATGTATAATTTCAATATAAGTGCAAAGAACACATGGACATCGCTTCTGCTGTCCGTTGTGATGCTCTCCTCTTGCACAAGCGATTTCCTGTCTACCAATACAGATCCCAATGCGGCAAACGAGGAAGATTTGCTGCATGACAATTTGGGCATGGGGTCGCTGATCACACAGATGGAGTATCAGATATACCCCTGTGTCACAAAAGCACAGAACGTGGATGTGAACAATTACCAGAAGATGTATTCATTGGCTGGTGACATATTCTCGGGATTCATGGGCGTTTCCAATACGTTTGACAACAGCGGAATGAACAACGCCACCTACAAGATGGAGCCACGGTGGTGCAATGCGGCTTACAGCGTGGCTTACCAGAATTACATGATACCGTGGTACAGGCTATCCTTGAAGAAAGAACTCGTGCCTACCACCTTTGCCGTAGGGCAGATATTGAAAGTGCTGGGCATGCACCGCATAACCGACATGTACGGACCGATACCGTATAAGGACTTCAAGCCTTCGTCAGACATTGCTTTCACGGCACAGAACGAGATATACGACCTCTTTTTCAATGAACTGGACGAGGCGGCGGCAATCCTTGCAGATTTCGTGAAGACCAACCCAGACGCACGTCCGTTGGCAGCCTACGACAAGGTATATGCCGGCGATTTCACCAAGTGGATTAAGTTGGCTCATTCACTAAAGCTTCGCTTGGCCATGCGCATTGTATATGCCGATGCGGCCAAAGCACAGGCTAAGGCTGAAGAAGCCATACGGGCTGGCGTCATGGAAGGAAACGACGACAATGCCTTGATTCGCGTAAACGGTGCCTCCACCGTCAATCCGCTGTACATGATTTGCCATTCGTACAACGACAGTAGGTTGGGTGCCACGTTGGAAACCTACCTGAAAGGATACAAGGACCCACGCCTCGGGTTACTGTTCGAGCCGTCTGAGGTATCTGGCGCGAAAGACTACAACGGAGTGAGGACTGGTATCTACATGACCGGCAACGAATACAAGGTGTGCTCCAAACTGAATGTCACAGCATCAACGCCCATTCAGCTCATGACAGCTGCTGAGGTATACTTCCTGAAAGCAGAGGCTGCCTTGCGTGGATGGCAGACTGGTGGCAGCGCACAGCAGTTATATGAACAAGGCGTGCGCACGGCATTTGACCAGCCTTTGGGAGCATCGCAGGCAAAGGCAGGCAGTGCCGATGAGTACCTCAAAGGTACAACTACGCCCGTTCCATACAAAGACTTGTTGGACTCATACAACAGTGTTACCACTTATGGACTTTGCTCAGTGGCTTGGAACCATCATGTACAGATTGATGATAATGATGGTGATGATGAAGGTGGTGACGACCCTGGTGACTATCCAGATGATGGTGATGACAATGGCGGCATAGACGACGGTGGTGAGATAACGCCAGCCATGTTACCATTCGGAGGAGCTGACAGCGAGGAGTTGCTGGAGAAAATCATCACACAGAAATACATCGCCCTTTATCCTGATGGACAGGAAGCTTGGAGCGAATTTAGGCGGACAGGCTATCCACGCGTGATTCCAGTGGACATGAATATGAGCATGGGCAGTATCGACTCTAAGAAACAGGTGGCCAGGTTGCCCTATCCAGTGAACATCAAGAGCGACTTCCCTGCCTCTTACCAACATGGACTATCCTTGCTACAAGGTGCCGACAATGGCGGAACTAAGCTGTGGTGGGACAAGAAAGCAGATAAGAAATATCAAAAATAA